The Coraliomargarita parva sequence GTCTGGCGGGCTGGTTTTTGACGGACGGCTATGTGTTTTGGCCGAAGGAGGCAGTGCGCTACACCGAGTTTGCCGAGCTGCGTAACGAGCTGGTTGAGGCAGGTCGTCTCGGCGAGGATGCACACGGCGAGGATAGCCAGGAACTTCGTTTGGCCTGGGAACGCCATGCCAGGGAGATGGGCTACAAACGGAATTTTCCGAGTGAGCGAACGGATGCCTCGATTCGTGAGCAGCGCGTGATTGGCTGGGTACTGATGGCGGGGGCTGCGATTTTTGGCGCGTGGATCGCGTGGAACCACAAATTGCGCGTGCGCGCTGAAGGAAACGTGGTGATCGGTGTGTCGGGTCAGCGGGTCGAGCTGGATTCCATTATCGCGATCGACCGGAAAAAATGGAAGAAGAAGGGCATTGCCTACGCCATCTACGAGAGCGAAGGCAAGCAGCGCCGCCTCTGTCTGGACGACCATAAATTTGCCGGCTGCGAAGCCATTATTCTGGAGGCCGAGCGCCGGATTAAAGAACGCTCCAATTCGTCCGAGTAAAACTGCCCAAGTCGCTGTTCCGTTGGCTCTAAAACGGCAATTGGAACCGGAGGGTGACCGAGCCGAACTCCTGGTTGCTGACCTGTCCCTTGAATTCGTCGGTCCGGATGGTGTGGGAGAACATCAACTCGGCGGAGCCGTAGCGGAGGCCCAGTCCGAAGATGCATTCGCCGACCAACGGCTTGGAGTCGACGGCTCCGTCGTAGTCGCGGAACAGGGGGCCATCGAGTGTGATGTCGTGAAGGACGGCGTAGCCGCGCAGGCCGCCGAAGCTGATGATGGAAAGCGGAGCGGCATCCGGAGCTTCCTGACGGAAGAGTTCGTGCCCGTAGCTGCCGACCTGAACCCGCGGTGTGGAGTAGGTGGCCGGTAGGTTGTAGCCGAAACGGATCAGGGCGCCGAGGTAGGCGTCGGTACGGAAATTACCCAGTGCACCGCCCCATTCCGTGTAGCCGTCCAACTGCAGGGGCCAGTCTTCGCTGAAATCCAGAGCTGAGAGGCGCTGCTTGTGGTCCAGATGCAGGTTCAGGGTGGGTTCGGCCGGCACCTGGCTCTTCCAGCCCTGGTAGATCGGACTGTTCGAGATGTTCTCATGAACCCACTTCTGTGTATCATCGGCATAGCTGAGGTCTCCAGTGGTGCCCAGGGTCAGGGTGACGCTGCTGACCGAGACGTCGTCCTTGACGTGAAGGGAGGTTTCGAGTCCAAGCCAGCCGGCATAGGGGCGTTCGCCTTTGGGGGCCTGATCGACTTCGTCATTGTCGGGCGTAAACATGAGCTGGCTCAGGCCGAAGCCCCAGGCGAATCGAAGCTCTCCTTCGCCCGATAGTCGCCATTGCTGGAAGGGAATCATGTCGCTGGCACCGGAGAGCCGGTACAGGCTATTGAGGAGGGAGCCGTGCATTTCCTCGTCCGGGGCAAATTCGCGGATGAATCCCACTCGGGCGCCATTGGTGTAGTCCCTGTCGGTACCGGTGAGGAGATCGTTGTCCCATTGACCGATGATCTGCCAGTTCGGCTCGGGCGCTTCGGAGGCGGCAAGGTTATGCAGAGGGAGCAGGCTACAGAGCAGTGCGGCGCAGGCGGAAATTTTCATACTCCGGATCTTTGCCTGATATCCACGCTGGTCAACCAAGCGGCAAGATGTATAACGCGCTTTAATGGAATCGATACGAGCCAAGTTTCCCCATGTCAGTGAAGCCTCCTGGGCCTTGCTGGAACAGTGGGCGGTTTTGATCAAGGACTGGAACGACAAAATCAACCTGATCTCCCGAAAGGATATCGAGCATCTGGAGGAACGTCACCTCGCGCACTGCCTTGCGATTACGAACCATCTCAAGCTGATGAATGGCGCACGGGTGATGGACGTCGGCACCGGCGGTGGCTTTCCCGGGCTGATTATGGCCATCTGCTACCCGCAGGCCCATTTCACGCTGATCGATTCCATCGGCAAGAAGATCGGGGTGGTGCAGGATATTGCGACCAAGCTGAAGCTGAAGAACGTCGAGGCCCGCCAGGTCCGCGCGGAACAGGTGAACCGCCAGTTTGACTTTATCACCGGCCGGGCGGTCAAGAACCTGCCGGAATATTTCAGCTGGATTAAAGGCAACCTGCGCCGCGGCCAGCGCAACTCGATTCCGAACGGGGTACTCTACTGGAAGGGCGGCGAGCTGGAGCCCGAACTCGAAGCAATCGGCATCCGACCGCGCCTCACGATTGATCTCCAGGAGGAACTTGGGGACGACTATTTCGAGCAGAAATACATTCTGCACTTCGACGCACGGGACGTGCCCCGGGCCAAGTCGCCCCGCTAAGCCGTATTCAAAATTTGGTGACTATTTCCCTTTGAGGAAATCGCGGCTGGCCCGCTTGAGCTTTTTGATCCGGGTCTCGTTTTTCTTGAGGTCGCGCTTGTCCATCTTGTCGATGAAAAGTTCCCCGTTGAGGTGGTCGACTTCGTGCAGGATGCAGCGGCCGAGAAGGCCGTCGGCCTCAATCACATGGGGGTTGCCGTTGAGGTCCTGGAACGCGCAGCGCACGCCGATCTTGCGAACCACTTTGCCGCGCACATCCGGAAAGGAGAGGCAGCCTTCCTCGTAGACATCCTCGTGGTCGTCGATGATGGCGACCTTGGGATTGCAGAGCGCGAGCGGCATGATCAGGTCGAGCGGCGGCTTCTTGCCGTCGAAGCTGTAGTCGAAGGCCGGTTCCGCGCCCTCCGGCGGACGTACGTCGACGACGCAGAGCTGCAAGGCTTCGTTCACCTGCTGGGCGGCCAAGCCGATGCCTTCCTCCTCGTACATGGTTTCGAACATGTCTTCGGCGAGCTGACGAAGCTCGTCGTTGAAATCGGTGACCGGCTTACCGACCTCGCGGAGGATCGGCTCGCCATAGTAGGTGACTCGTAGGCGCATCAACAACAAGGTGGAAGGGGAATCGATTGATGTAAAGCTTATGGCGTTTTCTTCATTTTCTTGCCAGCATGTTGGAATAGGAAGCCCCTTTCATCTATCTTGCATGATACCCTATGGCTGGAATTGCTAAAAAATCGTTTGTCTTTCATCTGCTCGCGTTCTGTGCGGGCCTTATTGGGGGACCTGCTGTGCAGGCCGCACCGGTACAGGCCGAGCACGCCCGGGTTGAATTGGTTTCCGAGGCGGATGCAATCGTTCCCGGGCAGGTGCTGAATCTGGCCCTGCATTTTGAACTGGAGGAGCACTGGCATATCTATTGGAAAAACCCCGGAGCCAGCGGCCTACCGGTCGAAGTGGTGTGGGGGCTGCCGGAGGGCTTTGTGGCCGGACCGATTCAATGGCCGTCACCCGAGCGGATCGAAATGGCAGGCCTGATCAATTACGGGCATGAGGCTGAGGTCACCTTCATCGTGCCGGTGGAAGTCCCGGCAGATTATCCCCAGGGGCAAGCGGTCACGCTTTCGGCCGAGGCCTTTTGGCTGATCTGCAAGGAGGTCTGCCTGCCGGGGGAGGCGTCGCTTGAGCTTGAATTGCCGTCCGCCGGCAGTGCATCGCCGTCGAGCCATGCGGATTTGTTTGAGGCCGCCCGTTCGAGCCAGCCGGAAGCCAGCGGTCCGTGGACAGTCCGCGGCGCGATCGAGGGGAATGAGCTGGTCCTTGATCTCGAAAGTAGCGGAGCGCCTTTGCCGGCCGACCTCTATTTCTATGCCGGCTCGGAGGGCATCGTGGACCCGAATGCCGCCCAGTCTGTCGCCTTTACCGGCGAAGCGACCCTGCGTTTGCGTGCGCCCCTGGACACGCCGTTTTTTGACCGCGAACGGCCGGATCGGATCGAAGGAGTCCTGCAAGCCGAATCCGGTAACTGGCAGGTCGACTTTCCCCTCGGTCTGGACGGTCAGCCGAAGGTCTCCGGAGGTGCCGGTGCCGTGGGCAAGTACATGCCGGAGTCGACCGGGTTGGAGGGGGCTTTGCTCAAATTGGGGATTCCCGGATGGCTGGCGCTTGCCTTTCTCGGAGGCCTGATCCTGAACATCATGCCCTGTGTCCTGCCGGTACTTTCCCTGAAGGTGTTTTCCCTGTTGAAGCATGCGGGGCAGACGCGGGGCCAGGCTTTTGCCCATGGATTGGGATATACCGCCGGGGTGGTCTTGAGCTTTCTCGCTTTGGCCGGCGCGCTTTTCGCCCTGCGCGCCCTCGGCGAGCGGATTGGCTGGGGTTTCCAGTTACAGAGCCCGGGCTTTGTCGTGGTGCTGACCCTCTTGTTTTTCCTCTTTGGTTTGAACCTGATGGGTGTTTTTGAGCTGGGCACGAGCCTGGTCGGAGCGGATACCAAAGTCTCCCAACGCAAGGATCTGGCCGGTTCATTCGGCATGGGGATTCTTGCCGCAGTGGTCGGCGCGCCCTGTATGGGGCCGATGGTCGCTTCGGTGAGCGGCATTGCGGTGCAGGCCAGTGTGCCGACCGGCCTCGCCATTTTCGGTACCATGGGCCTGGGCTTGGCTTCGCCCTTCCTGCTGCTCTCCATTTTTCCGAAGCTGGTCGCTTACTTGCCCAAGCCCGGGGTCTGGATGGAAACTTTCAAACAACTCATGGGCTTCCTGCTCATGGCGGCGGTCCTCTTCCTTGCCTGGGTGGCCGGTCGTTCCGGTGGGGTGGACGCCGTGCTGGTCCTTCTGATTATGATGCTGGCAGTGGGAGTGGCCGCATGGATCTATGGACGCTGGGGCGCTCCGCACCGAACCAAGCGATCGCAGCGGATCGCTCTGGGGAGTAGCATTGTCCTGGTCATCGGCTCGGCCAGCTGGGCGGTTCGTTCGGTCGGGGCCAGTTACGAGGCAAGCGCCGCGCATTCCGATGTGGCCACTGAGGATGGCATCTGGGGCGAGTGGTCCAAGGCGCGGGTTGAGGCCGAGCTGGCGGCCGGGAATCCGGTCTTTGTCGATTTTACCGCGACCTGGTGCCTGATTTGCCAAGTGAACAAGAAGGTGGCCCTGCATACCTCTGCGACCGAGGCGCTCTTCGAAGAGCGGGGAATTGTGGCCCTGGAGGCGGACTGGACCCGTTATGATGCGGCCATCACCGAGGAGCTGGAGCGTTACGGCCGTTCCGGGGTGCCGCTGTACCTCTTTCTGACACCGGACGGTGGAACCACTGTGCTTCCCCAAAGTCTGACAAATGGAATCATTCGGGATGCGGTGGAGAAGGCGCTGCCTGCCCAATGATCACGAAATCCTACCAAGTACAAAGCATAATGAAATACACACAAAAACTACTACTCGCAGGGTGGATGGCCCTGGGGGCGGCCTCCCTCGGCGCCGCAGTTGAAACCGGCAGTGCGGCTCCGGATTTTACCCTGACCGACACGGCCGGTGCGGAGCACAGCCTGTCTGATTTTAAGGGCAAGTTCGTGGTTCTTGAATGGACCAACCATCTCTGTCCTTTCGTCAAGAAGCACTACGGCGAAGGCGATATGCAGGCGCTGCAGCAGGAGATGACCGGCAAGGGGATCATCTGGCTGCAGATTGTCTCCTCCGCCGAGGGAAAGCAGGGGTATGTCACCCCGGAGGAAGGTGAGGCCTTGCGGCAGGAGAAGGGCATGCACTCGACCGCGATGTTGCTCGATGCCGGCGGCTTGGTGGGGCAGATGTATGATGCGCGCACGACACCGCACATGTACCTGATCGACCCTGAAGGCACCTTGGTGTACCAGGGTGCGATCGACAGCATCAAGTCGACCCGCAGCAGTGACATCGAGAAAGCCACCAACTATGTAAAGGAGGCTTACGAGAGTGTCCTGGCGGGGGAAGTGGTGGAAAACCCCAGTACCAGTCCTTACGGTTGTAGCGTGAAATACTAGGAGTTGAGCTCTTTCTTTCAAAAAGCCGGGCCGGTCGCCCGGCTTTTTTCTGCTTCATCTTCGATTAGCGGGAAAGAACTGGGTTGGACTTCGTGTCATAGCTTGCCTGAACCCCTCCGTCCCCGCTTTGCGTAGCCACCTCCCCTCGTTGAGAGGAGGAGCTTTAACTTTTATAGCTCCACTGAGTCACTCGCGATAATCCAAGCTCCTCCCCTGTCTGCAGGGGAGGGGGACCGCAGAGCGGTGGAGGGGTTGCAGGCGCATTGTCTCGCCACAGCCATGGACCTTCCGCTCAATCGACGATGAGCTTGAATAGCACGGACTTAATGAGGGGAATTGAATATTTGGGCCTATAGAGGCTTTGGACGGTAGTGGCTGCTTTAGCTGCCATATTATGTCCTGCAGGTGCGTCGACTTGCTGGCGACTGAAGTCGCCACTACGGATCATTGCCTTTAGTCCGTGCCATTCACGATGAGCTCTTTTATTGTCCGGCCGGGGTGGCGGCCACTTCCGGTGCTTTGTGCTTTTCATCCGGAAGGTTGGCGCTGAGCCAGTCGAAGAATGTCCGGGCGGAGGCCATGGAGGCTTCGATCGGATAGCCGCCGGCTGCCCGGACCATGGCGCTTTCCTCATGCTCGAAGGTACGCACCAGAACCTTGACCTCCGAGTTCTTCAGGTAGTCCAGGGTGAGTTGGGCATCCTGGCGCCGGCGCATCGAGCAGAGTACGACTTTTGCCTCCCGGGCATGGGCCAGGCGCAGCATGTGCTCGTCGGAGCCATCCCCCTGTATGCAGGGGATTTTCTGGGCAATGAGTTTACGGATCACCCCTGCGTCATCATCAAGGACCACGACTTCGAGGCCATGTTGTTTGAGGGTATGGACCGTACTTGGGCCCGCCCGGCCATAGCCCAGCAGCACCGCATGGCCGCTCATTTCACCGCAACGCGCTTCGCCCTTGCGGTAGCGCGGGTGCCAATGCATGAGGCTCCAGGCGATCTTCTCGCGGGAGAAAAACGGGGTCAATGTCATGGTCGTCACCGTGATGAAGGCGATCATGGAGAATAGTTCCGGGCTGATCTGACCGGATGCCAATCCGGTCAGGGCCAGCAGTAGGGAGAACTCGCTGGTCTGGGACAGGAGGATGCCGGTCTCGATTGAGGCCCGGGTGGTATAGCCAACGGCTTCCGCGACGATCGCGACGATTGTGACCGTGACAAGGACGAGCATCGCGATGAAGATCAGGCTATGTCCCAGCATTTGCGGGCTGGGTAGCGTGAGGAAGGCACCGATACAAATGAAGAAGAGTGCGAGGAAGAAGCCCGAGAGCGAACCGAGCATCCCGCGTACAAGGCCGTTCATGGGAAATGCGGAAAGGGCAAAGCCGGCAAAGAAGGCGCCGACAAGGAAGGGCAGTTCCAGTAGGTGGGCCATGCCGGAAAAGGCGAAGAGCATGCTGAGGGCGCCGAGCATGAGTTCTTCATCGTCGAGCTTGTGGCGACGTGTGACCCAGGGAACGAACCATTTGTGGACCCCGAGGGAAAAGATGCCGAGGGCGATCGCATTGGCGACGGAGTGGATACTTTCCAGCCAGCCCAGCGGTGCTTTGAGCAGCGCCACCATGATCAGGACGATGAAGATGTCTTGAAGCAGCAGCACGCCGAGGACGAGGCGCCCGAAAGGTTCGAACATCTGGCGCCGGGTTTGGAGGTGCCGGACCGCGACCAAGGTCGAGCTGGCGGAAAGTGCGCAGCCGACATAGAGCGCGGTTGTGAGCTCGTAGCCGAGCAGGAGCGCGGTGCAGACGCCCACAAATCCGAGCATGAAGAACTGTGTGACGGCCACGATCGTGACCGGCCTGAAGCGTCCGCGCATACGGCGGGGACTCAGTTCGGTTCCCGCAGTGAAGACCAGCATGGCGAGCCCGATTTCGATCACTTCGCTGAGGAGTTCGTCCGGAATGTCGAATTCGCTACGGTTGGCTAGGAAGCGGAGTCCGACACCGGAGAGCATGAGCAGGGGGATGGCGGGCAGGTGCAGGGCCTTGGACAGGCCGAAGGCAAGGGCGGCTGCGACCAGCAGGATGGCAAAGGCGGTCATGTCTGAATCAGCCCCTCCTTGGCCAGCACTTCGCGCTGTTCCACGACCCCGTCGAGGGCGGGCATGAGCAAATAGTCGGTATCGAGGTCGATCAGGTCATCGACGACGGAGACGTCAAAGGCATGGATGGCGCAGGGCACATCGGCCGATCGGCAACGGTAGGCCAGCAAGTGGTTGGTGTCCTCGATCTGCAGGGCGGAGATGACCAGGCGGGCTCTGCGAAGCCCGATTTCCTCGAGCAAGGATTCGTACTCCACATTGCCGATCATGGTTTCGGCGGGTTCCAGCCCTTCCAGTTTGAGCGGGTCGGTGTCGATGGCCAAGACCTGCTCGCCCCGCGCGCAGAGGCCCTTGACGATGGCACGGCCCATCGCATTCATGCCGACGACAATGACGTGTCCCTCGTGGTGCTTCGATTCCTCCGGGTCGGCCTCCTGCTTGGCTTTGAAATAGCGGAGCACTCCGGTGAAGCGGAAGGCTTTGTACAAGGGCTCGCTGTAGATGATGAGGTAGGAGGAAATCGCTATGGTGAAGATCCCGACAAAGCCGCCCAGCGCGACAATCTGGCTGCTGATGAGCCCACTGGCGGCCCCGAGAGCGAGTAGGATGAAGGCAAATTCGCTGACCTGTCCGGTGGCGACGCCGGCTTGGAAGGAGGTATACTCGCTGTATCGCAGCCGGCTGAGGATGGTGCCGACAATGATGGGCTTGAGGACGAGCACGAAGAGGCTGAGTATCAGGGCCGGTTTCCAGATCGAACTAAAGGCGCCGAGGTCCATTTTGATCCCCAGTGTGACCAGGAAGACCGCGATAAAAAAGGTCATGAGCGGGTGCAGGCGCCGGTGGAGGTCTTCGTGGATGGGCAATTGTGCGATGGCCAGGCCGGCCAGGAAGGCGCCGATTTCCAGGGAGAGGTGGAAGACGTGCGCCAGCAGGACGACGAGAAAGCACCAGCACAGTGCCCAGATGAAGACGGTATCGGGCGAGCGGGCGGCCCAGCGGAATGGGCGGGGGAGCAGGTATTTGGCGGCGAGGAGGGAGGCGATCAGGAGGACAGCCATCCCGCCGAAAGCGGTGCCCAGGCTTTTCAGGATCTCCATCATGTCGAATGATTCGCTACTGCCGCCCAAGCCGCTGAGAATCGTGAGGCCTAAGATGACCACGATGTCCTGGGCCAGGAAGAGGGCGATGGAGATACGGCCATAGAGCCGGTTGACCGTCCCTTTCTGGTCGAGCAGCTTGATCACCACTACCGTGCTACTGAAGGTGACGGTCGCTCCGATAAAAATGGAGGCCAGTGGTTCAAACCCAAGCAGGAGGGCCAGGCCAAAGCCACCGAGAGAGGTGATGATCACCTGCAAGCCCCCTAGCAGGAGAGCGACGCGGCCGAGGTCCTTCACTTTTTGGAGGCTGAGCTCAAGGCCGACGAGGAAGAGCAATAGGGCAATGCCGAGCTCGGAAATCAGCTCCAGCGAGTGGTCCAGTTCGACCAGGTGCAGGGTGGGCCCGAGGACCATGCCCGCGAAAATGTAGGCCACGATGGAGGGCATTTTGACCAGTTTACCCAGAAAGGCGAAGCCCGCTGCCGTAATGACTATATAGCCGAGTTGGAGCAGTAGTTGAAGGTCGGGCGGGTGCATTCGTGCTTGATCAAAACGGAGGCTCTTTCGTGTAGCAATAACCGTACGAAAGGATTGTTCATCTATGCCAAATAACAGGAGCGACGCTCATTTAAGTAAAGTAGGAAGCCAAGGTCTTTCGTTTAGATTTTGTCCTGCAGTTGCCCGCCGGATGCCGTCTTTCCCTGTAGCCGTTCCAATACTTCACCCAGCAGGTAGATCGAGCCGGTAACGAGAATGATGTCGCCGGGCGCTCCGAGCGTGCAGGATTGGGGCTGTGGAAATAGCTGGTCGACATTCGCGTATGTCACCGGAAGTGGACTTTCAGGGGGCAGGCAGCTGGCCAAATATTCGCGGGTACAGGCACGGGGTTGCGCCGGCTCCACGAGGTGTAAACTGCCCGCATAACGGGCGAGGACAGCCATCAGGCTGCGCCCGCGGTCCTCCCCGAGAGTCCCGGCAATGATGTGCGGCTTCTTCCCGGTCGTTTCGACGAGTCTTTGCAGGTTCGCTTCCAAGGCCTCGGCTCCTTCCGGATTATGGGTGGCGTCTAAAATAAGGGTGCGCTTGTCAAGTGAGAGGCGTTGCCAGCGTCCGGCCCATTCGATGGCACGGAGTGCCTGTTCCGATTTTGCCGGATCCAGCGGGAAGCGTTTCTCCAGCAAGCGGCTGGCGAGTGTTGCGACGGCCGCGTTCCAGCGCTGGTGTGCCCCTTCCAGATTGGTTTCGGGCAGGCTTTGTTCGTTGAAATACTCTGTTACCGTGTAGACCGGGCATGCGCGTTCTGCTGCGATGCTCTGGATCTCCGTGTCGGCTTCGGGGGGCAGGCGCCCCAGCACGACTGGGATTCCAGGCTTGAGAATGCCGGCTTTTTCGCGGGCGATCTTGTCCAGGCTGTCGCCCAGGATGTCGGTGTGGTCGAGACTGACGGAGGTGATGATAGTCAATGCCGGGTCGACCACATTGGTGGAATCGAGGCGTCCGCCGAGGCCGGTTTCAAGGATGCCGAGGTCCACCTCCGCCTCGGCGAAGCGGAGAAAGGCCATCGCGGTCATGAATTCGAAGAAGGACGGGCTGTCGTCGGGGTCGCGTGCGCCCAGTTCCTCTGCGACCGGCTTTAGCTGCTCGGTGTACCGAAGGATGGCCGCTTCGCTCAAAGCCTGGCGGTCCACCTGTACCCGCTCGCCCAAATGCAGCAGATGGGGGGAGGTGAACAAGCCGGTCCGGTAGCCGTTGGCCCGGTAGATGGCTTCGAGCATGGCGCAGACGGAGCCTTTGCCGTTGGTGCCGGCGACATGGAGGATGGGAAAACGCCGTTCTGGATGGCCGAGAGCCTCGACCAGACGGCGCATCCGTTCGATTCCGTATTTGGAACCACGGTTCCTCAGGGAGAAGAGGTACTCGCGGATTTGGGCGTAAGTGGACATTGCGGACCAGCGTGCCGGCCGTTGAATTTGCCCGCTTGAGCGACTAGGCCGTCTTGGCCGGTGCCGCGTTCTTGCCGAAAGCCTTGAGCAGGTGGATCAGGCGGTCGCGCATTTCACCGCGGGGGATGATCGTGTCGATCAGGCCGCGATCGAGCAGGAATTCCGAGGTCTGGAAGCCTTTCGGCAGATCCTGCTGAGTGGTTTCCTTGATCACCCGTGGACCGGCAAAGCCGATAAGCGCTTCCGGTTCGGCGATGATGACGTCGCCCAGCGAGGCGAAGCTCGCCATCACACCGGCCATGGTCGGGTTGGTCAGGATGGAAATATAAGGCAGGCCGGCTTCACTGAGGCGGGCCAATGCGGCGCTGGTCTTGGCCATTTGCATGAGGCTGAGGATGCCTTCCTGCATGCGGGCGCCACCGGAAGCGGAAACGATGATGACCGGGCACTTCATTTCGAGGCCACGCTCGATCGCGCGTGTCAGTTTTTCCCCGGCGGCGGAACCGAGACTCGCTGCCATGAAACGGAAATCCATCACCGCCAGGCTGACGGGCATGCCGCCCATGGTGCCGGTCCCGGAGATGACCGTATCCGTCTCCTTGGTCTTTGCCTGGCTGGCCTTGAGCTTTTCGCGATAGGAAGCGGTGGCGTTGAATTCCAATGGGTCGAGGGAGCTGACGCCCGCATCGTACTCGACGAAGCTACCTTCGTCCAACATGGAAGCGATACGGGTGCGGCCGTCGAGGGGGAAGTGGTACCCGCTGCTTGGGACCACCATAAGGTTTTCCTTCAGGACCCGGTTATAGATGATTTCCCCGGTCTTCGGGCATTTCGTCCAAAGATCCTTGGGGATATCTTTCTTTTTAACGGTGACCGTCGAATACTGAGGTTTTCCGAAAAGAGCCATGATGTGTGCTTGGAAAGTTGAAGGTTGGAAAGTGAAAGCTGAGTCTAGCCGTGGCCGATGGTGAGGACTTTGATGCGTCGGGCGCCGGCTTGTCGAAGGACGCTGGCGCAGGCATTGAGCGTGGCACCGGTTGTAAAGACGTCGTCGATGAGGATGTAGTGAGTTTCAGGAATTAGAACCGCATCGGGCTTCAAAGCAAAGGCATTTTTTACGTTCCTGTGACGCTCATTCCGGGCCAACCGGGTCTGAGTCCCTGTAAACTGGATGCGTTCGAGCAGGGATTCGACCCGGGTTGTGCCGCCTGCCCGGGCGGCGAGGGTATGGGCAATCCGCTCCCCTTGATTGAACCCTCTTTCCCTTTCCTTCGCGGGGTGCAAGGGCACCGGCACGAGGCAGGCGTCCTTAAAATAATCGAGATAGCCGGGGACCTGCTCCGTGAGGCGTATAAGGTCCGATAGTACGTAGAAGCCTTGGTGGTACTTGAGCTCGTGGATCAGGCTGCGGCCCGGTCCTTTGGCCAGGAACAAGGTCTTTCCCTCGTCGAATACCGGCGCCAGTTCCGCACAATGGGGACAGGTTTTGGGGCCTGCCAGCTGGCCGAAGAAGGGATAGCCACAGGTGCTGCAGGCGGGCGGGACGGCCAGGAACAATTCCCGGCTGCAGCGACGGCAGAGGAACTGGAGGGGCGAGTCCTCGATCGCTTCCGAGCAATGGACGCAGCTGCGGGGAAAGACGAGGTCGGCCGCGGCATGGAAAATCTGCTTGAGCCGTCCGTTCATTGGGGCTGTGTCGGTGAGGCGGTGCTTATGACTTGGCCGATTTTATCTTACTGAATATCAGGTAGGCGCAGGCGATGCCGACCACAAGCAGGGAAATGGCGAGGATAGGTCTGAAGACAATCCAGGCCACCGCAATGGTGACCAAGCCGACGAGCCCGGCCAGCAGGAGCGCGATCAAGCCTGTGCCGGCTTCGACCAGATTGCCGATGAAGGGCACGACATCCGCCATGACCGAAATCGGGGCCAGTATCATGTTAAAGCCGATGAACAGGATCACGAGGCCGACGCCGCGTAAGACCCAAGTCAGGAACTTGTTGCTGTCCTGGGCAATCTGGATCATGGCCGGAGCGGAGACGAGTCCGGTTTCGAGCAAGTGGAT is a genomic window containing:
- a CDS encoding lipid A deacylase LpxR family protein, which produces MKISACAALLCSLLPLHNLAASEAPEPNWQIIGQWDNDLLTGTDRDYTNGARVGFIREFAPDEEMHGSLLNSLYRLSGASDMIPFQQWRLSGEGELRFAWGFGLSQLMFTPDNDEVDQAPKGERPYAGWLGLETSLHVKDDVSVSSVTLTLGTTGDLSYADDTQKWVHENISNSPIYQGWKSQVPAEPTLNLHLDHKQRLSALDFSEDWPLQLDGYTEWGGALGNFRTDAYLGALIRFGYNLPATYSTPRVQVGSYGHELFRQEAPDAAPLSIISFGGLRGYAVLHDITLDGPLFRDYDGAVDSKPLVGECIFGLGLRYGSAELMFSHTIRTDEFKGQVSNQEFGSVTLRFQLPF
- a CDS encoding cation:proton antiporter, coding for MTAFAILLVAAALAFGLSKALHLPAIPLLMLSGVGLRFLANRSEFDIPDELLSEVIEIGLAMLVFTAGTELSPRRMRGRFRPVTIVAVTQFFMLGFVGVCTALLLGYELTTALYVGCALSASSTLVAVRHLQTRRQMFEPFGRLVLGVLLLQDIFIVLIMVALLKAPLGWLESIHSVANAIALGIFSLGVHKWFVPWVTRRHKLDDEELMLGALSMLFAFSGMAHLLELPFLVGAFFAGFALSAFPMNGLVRGMLGSLSGFFLALFFICIGAFLTLPSPQMLGHSLIFIAMLVLVTVTIVAIVAEAVGYTTRASIETGILLSQTSEFSLLLALTGLASGQISPELFSMIAFITVTTMTLTPFFSREKIAWSLMHWHPRYRKGEARCGEMSGHAVLLGYGRAGPSTVHTLKQHGLEVVVLDDDAGVIRKLIAQKIPCIQGDGSDEHMLRLAHAREAKVVLCSMRRRQDAQLTLDYLKNSEVKVLVRTFEHEESAMVRAAGGYPIEASMASARTFFDWLSANLPDEKHKAPEVAATPAGQ
- a CDS encoding peptide deformylase, translated to MRLRVTYYGEPILREVGKPVTDFNDELRQLAEDMFETMYEEEGIGLAAQQVNEALQLCVVDVRPPEGAEPAFDYSFDGKKPPLDLIMPLALCNPKVAIIDDHEDVYEEGCLSFPDVRGKVVRKIGVRCAFQDLNGNPHVIEADGLLGRCILHEVDHLNGELFIDKMDKRDLKKNETRIKKLKRASRDFLKGK
- a CDS encoding redoxin domain-containing protein produces the protein MKYTQKLLLAGWMALGAASLGAAVETGSAAPDFTLTDTAGAEHSLSDFKGKFVVLEWTNHLCPFVKKHYGEGDMQALQQEMTGKGIIWLQIVSSAEGKQGYVTPEEGEALRQEKGMHSTAMLLDAGGLVGQMYDARTTPHMYLIDPEGTLVYQGAIDSIKSTRSSDIEKATNYVKEAYESVLAGEVVENPSTSPYGCSVKY
- the rsmG gene encoding 16S rRNA (guanine(527)-N(7))-methyltransferase RsmG — translated: MESIRAKFPHVSEASWALLEQWAVLIKDWNDKINLISRKDIEHLEERHLAHCLAITNHLKLMNGARVMDVGTGGGFPGLIMAICYPQAHFTLIDSIGKKIGVVQDIATKLKLKNVEARQVRAEQVNRQFDFITGRAVKNLPEYFSWIKGNLRRGQRNSIPNGVLYWKGGELEPELEAIGIRPRLTIDLQEELGDDYFEQKYILHFDARDVPRAKSPR
- a CDS encoding protein-disulfide reductase DsbD family protein, producing the protein MAGIAKKSFVFHLLAFCAGLIGGPAVQAAPVQAEHARVELVSEADAIVPGQVLNLALHFELEEHWHIYWKNPGASGLPVEVVWGLPEGFVAGPIQWPSPERIEMAGLINYGHEAEVTFIVPVEVPADYPQGQAVTLSAEAFWLICKEVCLPGEASLELELPSAGSASPSSHADLFEAARSSQPEASGPWTVRGAIEGNELVLDLESSGAPLPADLYFYAGSEGIVDPNAAQSVAFTGEATLRLRAPLDTPFFDRERPDRIEGVLQAESGNWQVDFPLGLDGQPKVSGGAGAVGKYMPESTGLEGALLKLGIPGWLALAFLGGLILNIMPCVLPVLSLKVFSLLKHAGQTRGQAFAHGLGYTAGVVLSFLALAGALFALRALGERIGWGFQLQSPGFVVVLTLLFFLFGLNLMGVFELGTSLVGADTKVSQRKDLAGSFGMGILAAVVGAPCMGPMVASVSGIAVQASVPTGLAIFGTMGLGLASPFLLLSIFPKLVAYLPKPGVWMETFKQLMGFLLMAAVLFLAWVAGRSGGVDAVLVLLIMMLAVGVAAWIYGRWGAPHRTKRSQRIALGSSIVLVIGSASWAVRSVGASYEASAAHSDVATEDGIWGEWSKARVEAELAAGNPVFVDFTATWCLICQVNKKVALHTSATEALFEERGIVALEADWTRYDAAITEELERYGRSGVPLYLFLTPDGGTTVLPQSLTNGIIRDAVEKALPAQ